A stretch of DNA from Lysinibacillus sp. B2A1:
TACACCAGAACGGGCATCCGCGGCAAATTCATATGTTTGCATTTCTCCCGCATGCATACGAGAGATACCTCCACGATATACTGGGATTGTCATAATGCCATTTGTGAAATCGTCTGTTTTCATATAAATCCAAGACCCATCGATGGGTGAATCTTTTTTAAATTCCTTTTTTATGTTTTCGAGTACTTGTCCTGCAGGTACATATGGAGAAACTTTTTCACTTGCTTCTTTAATAATGACTGCGGCAGCTAGACCAGTTGCGACACCAATTAAAAAATCACGTAATTTCATGCTTCTTTCCTCCTTTTTCTATATCTTCATTTTAGCATAGGACAGGGAGTGAATGCACGTTCACACTTTAGCAGTTTTAGGAAATGTATCAATATTTCGAAATCGGAAATAAATATGATACAATAGGCAAGGAAGAATATTCTACTTCGTGGGGAGAGAGTCATCATGAATGAGGAAACAAAAAATTTATTTAAAACATTAACAGAATTACCAGGCGCTCCGGGGAACGAGCATGCTATTCGTTCGTTCATGCGTACTGAGCTAGAAAAATACTCGGATGAAATCGTTCAGGACAATTTAGGGGGTATATTTGGTGTAAAGCATAGCGAAATTGCTGACGCACCAAAAGTATTGGTTGCTGGTCACATGGATGAAGTAGCATTTATGGTTACATCGATTACAGATAATGGAATGATTCGCTTTCAAACATTAGGTGGATGGTGGAATCAGGTAATGCTAGCACAACGTGTTGAAGTGTTTACGAAAAATGGAGCTATACCTGGTGTAATTTCATCGATCCCGCCACATCTATTAACAGATGCTGAGCGTTCAAAGCCAATGGAAATTAAAAACATGCTGATAGATGTAGGTGCAGATAATAAGGAAGATGCGATTGCTATAGGTGTTCGACCAGGACAATCTATTATTCCTATTTGTCCATTTACACCAATGTCTAATCCGAAAAAAATTATGGCAAAGGCATGGGATAATCGCTATGGATGCGGATTGGCAATCGAGTTAATGAAGGAAGTACAACATGAAAAACTTGGTGTTCATTTATATTCTGGGGCAAACGTGATGGAAGAGGTTGGTTTACGAGGTGCTCAAGTATCAGCAAACATGATTAAACCTGATCTGTTCTTTGCTTTAGATGCTTCTCCTGCGAATGATATGTCAGGAGAAAAAAATCAATTTGGTCAATTGGGTAAAGGGACTTTATTACGTATTCTTGACCGTACAATGGTTACACATCGAGGGATGCGTGAATTCATCTTAGATACAGCTGAATCTAATCATATACCTTATCAGTATTTTGTATCACAAGGAGGCACAGATGCAGGTCGTGTGCACACAGCAAATGACGGAGTGCCAAGCGCAGTTATTGGTATTTGCTCACGTTATATTCACACTTCTGCTTCTATTATTCATATTGATGACTATGCTGCTGCAAAGGCTTTAATTGTAGAATTAGTGAAAAAAGCAGATCGTTCGACATTAGAGACGATACACGCTAATGTATAAAATAGGATGAAAAGGTGCCTTAAAGGGCATCTTTTTCTATGTAAGAAAAGAGGTAGTTGGACATGAATATCGCTATTGGGACAACAAATAAAGCAAAGATAGAGGCCGTTGAAATAATTGTTAGAAAATATTTAGAGAATCCTGCATTTACTTATATTAAGGCTGCATCACAAGTGTCTAATCAACCTATGACTCATGAAGAAACAAGATTAGGTGCTATTAATCGTGCTAAAAATGCAATGATTGAAACTAGTGCACAATTATCATTTGGCTTAGAGGGTGGCATAACAGAAATTGATGGTTTAATGTATGTTTGCAATTGGGGTGCTCTCGCTGTAGCAAATGGCACTACCTATACGGCTGCAGGTGCACAAATACTATTACCAGAATCGATTGCCCAGGAAATAAGAGCTGGTAGGGAACTAGGACCTGTGATGGAGCAATACACTCAACAAAAAGATATTCGTCAGGGTGCAGGCGCAGTGGGTATTTTTACGCAAGGTATAGTAAGCCGTCAGGTAATGTTTGAGCATATTGTCTCTCTTTTGGTTGGTCAATATTTGTTCACATTAGCACATGAATAGTATGATAGAATTAGTGATAATGGGATAGTGAAGTTGCAACTTTACAAGAATTTTTTTAAAATAGAGAAAAAATTAGCAATGAAAGGAAGAGAGACATGTCTCATACATGGCTACGTGCAGCAGGGTTAATGGTTGTGCTATTGGGACTTTCTGGCTGCAATCAGTCTGTTGATGATCAAATTAGCAATGGGCTTCAAATAACAGAAACAGTTTTTGCAGAGGAGCCTGCAGACCATACAGATAAGATTGGGGATGTAGAATTATACTTACCCTCTCACTTTAAAGTTGAAGATAGCTCGGATGCATATAATATATTAATAGCAAAGGGAAAAGAAAGTTTTATTCTTTTTATTAATGATCGTGAAGATGCGAATAGTAAACTTTATTATAATCTATTAAAAGAGGATAGCTCGAAAGAAATTATTAAGGAAAATACCTATGAAAAGAATGGCATTTTCGGTTTCTCGGCTGTTTCCAAAACAGACAATGAGAATGAATTTGAGCTAATTGTAAGCAGTGGTGGTATTAAAATGACGACCATCTCTCAGGCAAAACGTATAGAAGAAAATTTATCAGAGATGACGAAAATTGTACATTCAGTTAAGATTAAATAATTGGATAGTTTTGAACAGTACGGTTCACAAACAGGTGAACCGTTTTCTCTTCATTTCAATTCCTAAGTGCTTCATAAGGTTCAAATTCTTTTATTTGTCGAATTTAGCAATTATACCAAATGAATTGTAGAGAAAGGATGTGAGCAAGGTGAAACAGATTAAATCAGAGCAACTTGTCTCTCTATTGAAACAACGATTAAATGAAGAAAAATTTAATTTTGAATTTGATAAGAAGCATGATAAATTGCGCTTGAACCATAAAAAAATTGGTAAAGGGATGGAGCTATCTCTTCCAGGTATTTTAGCAAAGTATAATGAAAAGCAGGAAGCTGCAGTTGATGAAGTTGTTTATACAATTGAGCAAACCTTTCAGGCGATGGAGCAAGAAAAGGAACAAGGATTCCAAGCAACTACTCAAATTTATCCTGTCATTCGCTCCACATCCTACCCAAAAGCTTCAAAAGAAGGACATGCATTCATTACTACAGAGCATACAGCTGAGACACGTATTTTTTATGCGCTTGATTTAGGAAAAACCTATCGTTTTCTAGATATATCTATGTTAGAGGTATTACAATTAACTGAGGAACAGATACGTGAAATGGCACGTTTTTCTGTGAAGACACTACCGACTGTTTATAAGAAGGATGAAGTGGCAGGAAATATTTTTTATTTTGTCAATGCCAATGACGGGTATGATGCAAGCCGCATTTTAAATGAAAGCTTTTTAAAGGAAATGAGTACTCAAATTGAGGGGATATGACATTATCTGTGCCGCATCAAGATGTCCTAATCATAGGTGATATTCGCAATGAAACAGGGTATGATGTATTAGCGCAGATGACAATGCATTTCTTTACTGTCGGAACTGTCCCTATTACGTCATTATCTTTTATCTATGAAGATGGGGAACTAGAACCAATTTTTATATTAGCAAAAAACAGAGTGAAAAAGGAGCAAGAAAAACAATGAACGTATTTTACAACAAAGAGCATGTTGGCGATGTATTGCTAGTCCAGTTAGCAACGGAGTCAATTGTAAAAACAGAGGTAGAGCGTGCTGGTGATATTGCCATTTTAAAGGAAGCACAAACAGGAGAAATAAAAGCATTTAACTTATTTAATGCAAGTAGCTATGTACAAACAGATGCAAAGGGACTTGTTGAAGTAACACCTGAATTAGTAGCACAGTTAGAAATGGCTATTACTAAAAATGGAGCTGCTATTAGCTTAGATGTAGATTTTACGCCAAAATTTGTAGTGGGTCTTGTAGAAACAAAGGACAAACATCCCAATGCTGACAAATTAAGCGTTTGTACTGTAAATGTAGGTGAGGAGACATTACAAATTGTCTGTGGAGCACCGAATGTAGAAGCAGGTCTAAAGGTTGTCGTGGCGAAAATTGGCGCAGTGATGCCTTCCGGGATGCTTATTAAAGAAG
This window harbors:
- a CDS encoding peptidase M28; this translates as MNEETKNLFKTLTELPGAPGNEHAIRSFMRTELEKYSDEIVQDNLGGIFGVKHSEIADAPKVLVAGHMDEVAFMVTSITDNGMIRFQTLGGWWNQVMLAQRVEVFTKNGAIPGVISSIPPHLLTDAERSKPMEIKNMLIDVGADNKEDAIAIGVRPGQSIIPICPFTPMSNPKKIMAKAWDNRYGCGLAIELMKEVQHEKLGVHLYSGANVMEEVGLRGAQVSANMIKPDLFFALDASPANDMSGEKNQFGQLGKGTLLRILDRTMVTHRGMREFILDTAESNHIPYQYFVSQGGTDAGRVHTANDGVPSAVIGICSRYIHTSASIIHIDDYAAAKALIVELVKKADRSTLETIHANV
- the yjjX gene encoding inosine/xanthosine triphosphatase (pyrophosphatase; has activity against dUTP and dITP; the crystal structure of the Vibrio protein showed similarity to Methanococcus janaschii Mj0226; in Vibrio cholerae this gene is part of the Mba operon that is involved in regulation and maintenance of biofilms; in Escherichia coli overexpression of this gene leads to resistance to an HMP analog), yielding MNIAIGTTNKAKIEAVEIIVRKYLENPAFTYIKAASQVSNQPMTHEETRLGAINRAKNAMIETSAQLSFGLEGGITEIDGLMYVCNWGALAVANGTTYTAAGAQILLPESIAQEIRAGRELGPVMEQYTQQKDIRQGAGAVGIFTQGIVSRQVMFEHIVSLLVGQYLFTLAHE
- a CDS encoding DUF4479 domain-containing protein, yielding MNVFYNKEHVGDVLLVQLATESIVKTEVERAGDIAILKEAQTGEIKAFNLFNASSYVQTDAKGLVEVTPELVAQLEMAITKNGAAISLDVDFTPKFVVGLVETKDKHPNADKLSVCTVNVGEETLQIVCGAPNVEAGLKVVVAKIGAVMPSGMLIKEGNLRGVDSHGMLCSARELAIPNAPSEKGILVLPEDATIGSAFEAPTR